A genome region from Penicillium psychrofluorescens genome assembly, chromosome: 3 includes the following:
- a CDS encoding uncharacterized protein (ID:PFLUO_004350-T1.cds;~source:funannotate): MKIILTGSTGYVGSEVLRQCLAHPSITSIISLSRRELDITHPKLRAILVKDFTHYPPEVLAEITGADACVYCLGTNVPVRPPELNRKINFDFAIETARTFAAFFTENQHKPPQGTFKFVYLSGALPEKDPNRRLWVLAENRKMRGELENALLQLGRENERRGGVEIYIARPGFVQPKGAFLQNWLVGKLSNAIMLDHLAACMLQVAMGEKRDSIIENDELVSIGKVVASESTLAANSHVT; encoded by the coding sequence ATGAAAATTATCCTTACCGGAAGTACAGGCTACGTGGGCAGTGAGGTCCTCCGCCAATGCCTCGCTCATCCTTCAATAACATCTATCATATCATTGTCACGACGGGAGCTCGACATTACCCACCCGAAACTCCGAGCGATCTTAGTTAAGGACTTCACACACTACCCGCCTGAAGTTCTCGCTGAAATTACCGGCGCCGATGCGTGCGTCTACTGCCTGGGCACAAATGTGCCGGTTAGACCACCAGAATTGAATCGAAAGATCAACTTCGACTTCGCCATCGAGACAGCCAGGACTTTCGCGGCGTTCTTCACCGAAAATCAGCATAAGCCACCACAAGGCACTTTCAAGTTCGTTTATCTGAGCGGCGCACTCCCAGAAAAGGATCCAAATAGGCGCCTGTGGGTTCTTGCTGAAAACCGGAAGATGAGAGGCGAGCTTGAGAAcgctcttctccaactcggTCGTGAGAATGAAAGGCGTGGTGGGGTTGAGATCTACATCGCCAGGCCGGGGTTCGTGCAACCAAAGGGGGCCTTTCTGCAGAACTGGCTTGTTGGCAAGCTGTCCAATGCAATCATGCTTGACCACCTAGCGGCGTGTATGCTGCAGGTGGCTATGGGGGAGAAGCGGGATTCTATTATTGAAAACGACGAGCTTGTTTCTATAGGCAAGGTGGTTGCTTCTGAGAGTACATTAGCTGCGAATAGCCATGTGACTTGA
- a CDS encoding uncharacterized protein (ID:PFLUO_004351-T1.cds;~source:funannotate), producing MSDFKDNIKNAMMACPVEEAANFTARLKTLRQSCITSLLELRHFPDVIWQPSDGPGENPANEVDRIQLKLVIQVAWRDNKPTFPPVNTRLSDELVYLAVKYVSAKARGSYWPYDFTAQGDIRTTRVPSGSPVVVWAHGLPFFPVYRAYYILTGREHARYIGWKLRVKDWGVCKHAPIWSIGAVLAPASAVALPRNIDRQLRLHTPNVSELPSPWEKDLHPDFMSSRHHLCAVLPRGAGHAFIFPLCKFQGYHVNCGPLSQDGIGTVQMKEYYFKKWVDGFDFQTMADKPYANQAAPWPLGYEIEPEQGEDSHGPFTGLGGTVADSTVKNEDNEDGNRLSQEEDAVSPLVKEELSDMIWAATEPEPEQEQNMLNSNDGYIAHDIDSTLQPHVSITKRRDSMPSSIASARPLPSSFPSPSAHPCLPASFFTSTSLAPTFSIHSPVATTINFLTQPVAVQSADDDHEIFSFSEYISFPPDNATPELTLEAPAPDTVDMGSQISIESTDGAGDRRSTVINTHGLIRLQLANPAAQVALHATVQLPNVGTTPQATIHLQIGHARALALVAAARSAIAAANIQHDAHIIIQAPCGANTHANVQAATQTISQVPAQVPAPTTAPATAQVPVPGQVPYQPLNIQAPSLLYMDERAMNINFGIMFMHHYPGTHQMFRNMMLIYHGGIAKHRAHDAGDANKQSSAHALTLLNLDIKNTHVRILHELVRFRPKEVGHAIMDFYDKTGFLQTAYPELYLELPPNIILRPGFSLDDLPMEDFFLSIVASDRNVYAQAILPAQPGLI from the coding sequence ATGAGCGACTTCAAAGACAATATCAAAAATGCGATGATGGCCTGCccagtcgaagaagccgcaAACTTCACCGCACGACTGAAGACTCTCCGGCAGTCATGCATAACCAGCCTTTTGGAGCTTAGGCACTTCCCCGATGTGATTTGGCAGCCATCTGATGGCCCCGGAGAGAATCCTGCGAACGAAGTCGATCGGATCCAGCTAAAGCTCGTGATCCAAGTGGCCTGGCGTGACAACAAACCGACCTTCCCTCCCGTCAACACCCGACTGTCTGATGAACTGGTCTACCTGGCTGTCAAGTATGTTTCTGCCAAGGCGCGTGGTTCATACTGGCCCTACGACTTCACGGCTCAGGGCGACATCCGCACTACCCGTGTGCCGTCTGGCTCGCCGGTTGTTGTTTGGGCTCATGGCCTGCCGTTCTTCCCTGTTTACCGTGCTTACTACATCCTCACTGGCCGCGAGCATGCTCGATACATCGGCTGGAAACTGCGTGTCAAGGATTGGGGCGTGTGCAAGCATGCCCCTATCTGGTCCATCGGTGCGGTCCTTGCTCCCGCTTCTGCAGTGGCCCTGCCTCGCAACATCGATCGCCAGCTGCGACTCCACACACCTAACGTGTCAGAGCTGCCTTCGCCCTGGGAGAAGGACCTTCACCCCGATTTCATGTCTTCTCGGCACCACCTGTGTGCTGTCCTCCCCCGAGGTGCCGGTCATGCTTTTATCTTTCCGCTGTGCAAGTTTCAGGGCTACCATGTGAACTGTGGTCCGCTTTCGCAGGATGGTATTGGTACGGTCCAGATGAAGGAGTATTACTTTAAGAAGTGGGTCGACGGGTTTGACTTTCAGACTATGGCCGACAAGCCCTATGCCAATCAAGCTGCACCCTGGCCTCTTGGATATGAGATTGAACCAGAGCAAGGGGAGGATTCGCATGGTCCGTTCACGGGGCTAGGAGGAACTGTTGCAGACAGCACCGTTAAGAACGAAGACAATGAAGATGGCAACAGGCTTTCACAGGAGGAGGATGCAGTGAGCCCCCTGGTTAAGGAGGAGCTCAGTGACATGATTTGGGCTGCTACGGAACCCGAGCCAGAACAGGAGCAGAACATGTTGAACAGCAACGACGGCTACATCGCCCACGACATCGACAGCACACTCCAGCCTCATGTCTCGATTACCAAGCGTCGAGATTCGATGCCTTCATCTATCGCCAGCGCCAggcctcttccttcttcttttccgtCTCCTTCTGCCCATCCTTGTCTTCccgcttccttcttcacctcTACCTCTTTGGCTCCCACCTTCTCTATCCACTCTCCTGTGGCAACTACCATCAATTTTCTCACTCAGCCCGTCGCTGTCCAGTCTGCTGACGACGACCACGAGATTTTCTCGTTCAGCGAATACATCAGCTTCCCGCCTGACAACGCGACTCCCGAGCTAACTCTCGAGGCTCCCGCTCCAGATACTGTGGATATGGGAAGCCAGATCAGTATCGAGTCTACCGACGGCGCCGGTGACCGTCGGTCCACGGTGATCAACACCCACGGTCTTATCCGCCTGCAGCTCGCCAATCCTGCCGCTCAGGTTGCCCTTCATGCCACCGTTCAGTTGCCCAACGTTGGTACCACCCCACAGGCCACTATCCACTTGCAGATCGGCCACGCCAGAGCTCTGGCTCTTGTTGCCGCTGCTCGGTCGGCCATCGCTGCTGCCAACATACAGCACGACGCCCATATCATTATCCAGGCCCCCTGTGGTGCCAATACCCATGCCAACGTGCAGGCCGCTACTCAAACCATCTCCCAGGTCCCTGCCCAGGTCCCTGCCCCGACTACCGCGCCGGCCACCGCTCAAGTCCCAGTCCCGGGCCAGGTCCCCTACCAGCCGCTGAATATCCAAGCCCCCAGCCTGCTCTACATGGACGAGCGCGCGATGAACATCAACTTCGGCATCATGTTCATGCACCACTACCCTGGCACCCACCAGATGTTCCGCAATATGATGCTAATCTACCACGGCGGAATTGCGAAGCACCGTGCCCATGATGCCGGTGACGCTAACAAGCAGTCGAGTGCGCACGCGCTGACCCTGCTGAACCTCGACATCAAGAACACACACGTCCGGATTCTGCACGAACTCGTCCGCTTCCGTCCCAAGGAGGTTGGCCACGCCATCATGGACTTCTATGACAAGACGGGCTTTCTCCAGACCGCGTACCCGGAGCTGTATCTTGAGCTGCCTCCGAACATCATCCTTCGGCCTGGCTTCTCGCTGGATGACCTGCCTATGGAGGATTTCTTCCTGTCCATCGTGGCTTCTGACCGGAATGTTTATGCTCAGGCGATTCTCCCCGCTCAGCCAGGTCTGATCTAA
- a CDS encoding uncharacterized protein (ID:PFLUO_004352-T1.cds;~source:funannotate) — translation MFGTKQRDPQKRKSRQLEEGEDVLPMRKKLHRKAPSEDEEEDSESTEPASKPKNQPAPQENNYPSVNDLKRRIRDVKRLLNKPDLSADARVLQQRALAGYEQDLAEETTRRQRSQMIKKYHFVRFLDRKTATKELNRLQRREKEPDLNPSQKERLAKKIQTARVNLNYTVYYPLTEKYISLYPKSKDQKSGETSADSDPATEPASKSAKPALWSVVAKCMEEDTLDQLRDGKLNINANGEPIEMKKEKPKETLPSSKEKQASRRGDQEGGKGHKMQKQEQSRKMRKAPQPPVEEDSDGGFFEE, via the exons ATGTTCGGGACCAAACAACGCGACCCGCAAAAGCGAAAGAGCCGGCAGCtcgaggagggtgaggatgTGCTGCCTATGCGCAAGAAGCTGCACCGCAAGGCACCTAgcgaagacgaagaggaagactCGGAGAGCACAGAACCCGCCTCCAAACCCAAGAACCAACCCGCACCACAAGAAAACAACTATCCCTCCGTCAACGACCTGAAAAGGCGCATCCGCGATGTGAAACGCCTCCTCAACAAGCCAGACTTGTCTGCCGATGCACGTGTCTTGCAGCAACGCGCGCTGGCAGGATACGAGCAGGatctggcggaggagacgaCCCGGCGACAGCGGTCGCAGATGATCAAAAAATACCACTTTGTGCGATTCCTTG ATCGCAAAACCGCCACCAAGGAGCTCAACCGGCTGCAGCGCCGAGAAAAGGAGCCAGACCTAAATCCTAGTCAGAAGGAACGCCTTGCAAAAAAGATCCAGACTGCTCGGGTCAATCTCAACTATACCGTCTACTACCCTCTCACGGAGAAGTACATTTCTCTCTACCCGAAATCCAAAGACCAGAAATCTGGGGAAACGTCGGCAGATTCTGATCCTGCGACTGAGCCTGCAAGCAAAAGTGCAAAGCCTGCACTTTGGTCAGTGGTGGCCAAGTGCATGGAAGAGGATACCCTCGATCAGCTGCGCGATGGCAAGTTGAACATCAATGCCAATGGCGAACCGATTgagatgaagaaagaaaagcccaAAGAGACTCTTCCATcaagcaaagaaaaacaggCCTCTCGTCGGGGTgaccaagaaggaggcaaGGGTCACAAAATGCAGAAGCAAGAACAGAGCCGGAAGATGCGCAAGGCGCCTCAGCCACCTGTAGAGGAGGATAGTGATGGAGGATTCTTCGAGGAGTGA
- a CDS encoding uncharacterized protein (ID:PFLUO_004353-T1.cds;~source:funannotate) has translation MESAIRWSPSSSAAEQRFLSVDVTGKSFRLCKVTGFNGRALQHELLSTLTDVPLFRAFDWSTSNEDLIAVGQSSGEATILRLDGNSKESLSFPVRNQRYCNAVAFSTHGLVASGLDRVRNDFCLNIWDMNQRLSLTGGSKGFAEPLRKLASSEPITSIKFFRDQPDTLVTGVKGQFVRIYDLREGPGNPSLQFPTHCVHNLAIDWLDENYIASCATSNESTICVWDRRVGTRLASPSIGTSSGSPETGQATAALQFKNVFTAKSSIWSLRFSKTNRGCLGALASNGHLKTYDIAKDYLSEEFRSSIDDTLGQGSFRNYPEPVYTKYVRDVCSPFDHPSRGCEEKERVVSFDFLNLNISPQPSAVALDGNGQAQILTLRPPCAPVDLSSQGALACGVSSGDSDIRTIHPLSEHISPVSQLVENIKSRVLASPKMYRTDQSSTSRVIGSDPIPSRESRERAISLGTLGTLLTAKEALTLSTLARFRCKEGYLFDEEKNQQILADDPALQDFWDWVERARTDSSGMSMVVNGLDLNYLGVSNVWNNDLGRGFEKRRISTKADDPKSVKEAVVSLVGQLNLSEQKGCETAYPEHRRLCLRLCGATQTHRDLEELVKNLSADNQHTKAAALAVFQDEPKLAYQGLRSHEPTQAHKLLAMAIAGAAKGENDTDWEETCAEIAKELTDPYSRAILALVSKGDWNAVIKETTLPLKYRVEVALRWLPDDELTAYLKDATTEAIHHGDIEGAVLTGLGHLAMGLFQSYIDKFNDVQTPVLAMSHTVPRLVSNRASIAQFEAWRETYRRQMNSWKLQLERARFDVGSRHFAVTVDGRKLIPAPPQQVSLTCNYCTRPLTQHDASSGLSPSATTAETVHQTAGNPLGGSSTMSGTVCPRCGRHMPRCGVCTLWLGAPDPMSRAGIAADAEAKPNNSRKNSEAQVMRRFVVFCIHCNHGFHAHHAREWFLRHKVCPVAECSCICDR, from the exons ATGGAGTCCGCCATTCGCTGGTCGCcgtcctcgtcggccgcAGAGCAGCGATTTCTGTCTGTTGATGTCACGGGCAAGTCGTTCCGGCTGTGCAAGGTCACCGGCTTCAATGGGAGAGCCTTGCAGCACGAGTTGCTGTCAACACTGACCGACGTCCCGCTCTTCCGCGCATTCGACTGGTCGACCTCCAATGAAGACCTGATCGCCGTTGGCCAGTCTTCTGGAGAAGCAACTATTCTGCGCCTGGATGGCAATTCCAAGGAGTCTCTCTCGTTTCCCGTTCGCAACCAGCGCTACTGCAATGCCGTCGCGTTCAGCACGCACGGTCTGGTCGCCTCGGGACTCGATCGCGTCCGCAACGACTTTTGTCTGAATATCTGGGATATGAACCAGCGACTCAGTCTGACTGGTGGGAGTAAAGGGTTTGCCGAGCCGCTGAGGAAACTGGCCAGCTCGGAGCCGATCACCAGCATCAAGTTCTTCAGGGATCAGCCGGATACCTTGGTAACCGGTGTCAAGGGCCAATTCGTTCGGATTTATGACTTGAGAG AGGGGCCTGGAAACCCATCTCTCCAATTCCCCACACACTGCGTACACAATCTGGCCATTGACTGGCTCGATGAGAACTACATCGCGTCCTGCGCCACGTCCAACGAAAGCACCATATGCGTCTGGGATCGACGCGTGGGAACCCGCCTGGCATCGCCGTCCATTGGTACTTCCTCCGGTAGCCCGGAGACGGGCCAAGCCACGGCGGCGTTGCAATTTAAGAATGTGTTCACCGCCAAATCATCAATCTGGAGCTTGCGCTTCTCCAAGACCAACCGGGGCTGTCTTGGTGCTCTCGCGAGCAATGGGCATCTCAAGACCTACGATATCGCCAAGGATTACTTGTCTGAGGAGTTCCGTTCTTCGATTGATGATACCTTAGGCCAGGGTTCCTTCAGGAACTACCCGGAGCCGGTGTACACCAAATACGTGCGGGATGTATGCTCTCCATTCGACCATCCCTCCCGTGGGtgcgaagaaaaggaaagagtCGTGTCGTTTGATTTCCTGAACCTTAACATCTCCCCGCAGCCGAGCGCCGTTGCATTGGACGGCAACGGACAAGCGCAGATCCTAACGCTCCGGCCACCATGTGCGCCTGTCGACCTATCATCACAAGGTGCCCTGGCCTGTGGCGTTTCATCTGGTGATTCCGATATTCGAACCATCCATCCTCTATCCGAACACATTTCTCCCGTCTCCCAGCTGGTTGAAAATATTAAATCACGAGTTCTTGCCAGCCCAAAGATGTATAGGACGGATCAATCATCTACGTCGAGAGTGATCGGGTCAGATCCTATCCCCAGTCGTGAGAGTAGGGAGCGCGCGATATCACTAGGGACCCTTGGGACTCTTTTAACTGCGAAGGAGGCTCTCACTTTGTCTACCCTTGCACGATTCCGATGCAAAGAGGGGTATCTTTTTGACGAGGAGAAAAACCAACAAATTCTGGCGGATGATCCGGCGCTACAGGACTTTTGGGATTGGGTCGAGC GCGCGCGAACAGACTCATCCGGGATGTCCATGGTTGTCAATGGCCTGGACCTGAATTATCTTGGTGTGAGCAATGTATGGAACAACGACTTGG GTCGAGGCTTTGAGAAACGGCGCATCAGCACCAAGGCCGACGACCCGAAGAGTGTAAAGGAGGCAGTGGTGTCCCTGGTGGGACAGTTGAATCTCTCCGAACAAAAGGGTTGCGAGACCGCCTACCCAGAACATCGTCGGCTCTGTCTCCGTCTGTGTGGCGCGACTCAAACACACCGTGATTTGGAAGAACTGGTGAAGAATCTCTCTGCCGACAATCAGCATACCAAAGCAGCGGCATTAGCTGTCTTCCAGGACGAGCCCAAGCTCGCATACCAAGGTCTTCGCAGCCACGAACCCACCCAAGCTCATAAGCTGCTCGCGATGGCGATCGCGGGAGCTGCGAAGGGAGAAAACGATACAGACTGGGAAGAAACATGCGCGGAGATTGCCAAGGAGCTCACAGATCCGTATTCAAGAGCGATCCTGGCTCTGGTGAGCAAAGGCGACTGGAACGCAGTCATCAAGGAGACCACGCTGCCCTTGAAGTACCGCGTGGAAGTGGCACTCCGCTGGCTccccgacgacgagctcACCGCGTATCTCAAAGACGCCACGACCGAAGCAATCCACCACGGCGACATCGAGGGCGCAGTGCTCACTGGTCTGGGCCATCTCGCCATGGGTCTGTTCCAGTCCTACATCGACAAATTCAACGACGTCCAAACCCCCGTGCTAGCCATGAGTCACACCGTGCCGCGACTAGTCAGCAACCGCGCCAGCATCGCACAATTCGAAGCCTGGCGCGAGACATACCGCCGGCAGATGAACTCCTGGAAACTCCAACTCGAGCGCGCCCGGTTCGACGTCGGCTCTCGCCACTTCGCCGTCACCGTCGACGGCCGCAAGCTGATCCCCGCCCCGCCGCAGCAAGTCAGCCTCACCTGCAACTACTGCACGCGCCCGCTAACCCAGCACGACGCCTCATCGGGgctctctccctccgccaCCACAGCCGAAACCGTTCATCAGACGGCGGGCAATCCGCTCGGCGGGTCTTCGACCATGTCGGGGACGGTCTGTCCGCGCTGCGGGAGACATATGCCGCGGTGTGGCGTGTGCACGCTCTGGCTGGGCGCGCCGGATCCGATGTCTCGCGCGGGCATTGCGGCGGATGCAGAGGCTAAACCCAACAACTCACGCAAGAACAGCGAGGCTCAAGTGATGCGGAGGTTTGTGGTGTTTTGCATCCATTGCAACCATGGGTTCCATGCGCATCACGCTCGAGAATGGTTTCTGCGGCATAAGGTGTGTCCGGTGGCGGAGTGCAGCTGTATCTGCGACCGATGA
- a CDS encoding uncharacterized protein (ID:PFLUO_004354-T1.cds;~source:funannotate), with the protein MPNPRDKRARQPPSRDVQVSKALSHLLRHAAEKEGVKMTAQGYANVSDVLNWRKLKSLKTTFPEIRHAVSSSDKQRFALLHIPSAESSTTTIPGGADTGADDNGNIAKEEATHGPTPSILDSASLTTEAQQSTTAAALSVTDTDPSHFLIRATQGHSIKSVEAASFLEPLSLDDESKLPTTVVHGTFHAAWHLILQSGGLRCMKRNHVHFATGPQLDDVLLDHKDGMVHPPKDQEDQKDDGQKDQATAKNEEKDKEGQVISGMRRDAQVLIYINLRKALAAGVPFWRSENRVILSEGVSVNGQQIVPLEFVDVVVERKMGLGKLWEGGKVVRELPANLRRR; encoded by the exons ATGCCTAATCCAAGAGACAAACGGGCCCGCCAGCCCCCCAGTCGCGACGTACAAGTCTCCAAAGCACTGagccatctcctccgccacgcggccgagaaggagggcgTGAAGATGACAGCGCAGGGGTATGCCAATGTCTCCGACGTG CTGAACTGGCGCAAGCTCAAATCCCTCAAAACCACCTTCCCTGAGATCCGTCACGCCGTTTCCTCTTCAGATAAGCAGCGTTTCGCATTGTTGCACATTCCCTCCGCCGAgagcagcaccaccacgaTCCCCGGAGGAGCAGACACAGGAGCAGATGACAATGGCAATAtcgcaaaagaagaagcaacaCACGGACCAACACCCTCAATCCTCGACTCCGCCTCATTAACCACCGAAGCGCAACAAAGCACCACAGCCGCCGCGCTCTCCGTGACAGACACCGACCCCTCGCACTTCCTCATCCGCGCCACGCAAGGCCACAGCATCAAAAGCGTGGAGGCAGCTTCCTTCCTCGAGCCGCTTTCTCTAGATGACGAGTCTAAATTACCGACTACCGTGGTGCATGGCACTTTCCACGCTGCGTGGCACTTGATCCTTCAGTCCGGGGGGTTGCGCTGCATGAAGAGGAATCATGTGCATTTCGCTACAGGGCCCCAGCTTGATGATGTGCTTTTGGATCATAAAGATGGGATGGTACATCCTCCGAAGgaccaagaagatcaaaaagaCGACGGTCAGAAAGACCAAGCCACAGCAAaaaatgaagaaaaagataAAGAAGGACAAGTAATCTCCGGAATGAGGCGCGACGCACAGGTCCTCATCTACATCAACCTCCGCAAAGCGCTAGCCGCCGGAGTTCCATTCTGGAGGAGCGAGAACAGGGTGATTCTGAGCGAGGGCGTGTCAGTGAATGGGCAGCAGATTGTACCGCTGGAGtttgtggatgtggttgtGGAGCGGAAGATGGGATTGGGCAAGCTTTGGGAAGGGGGgaaggtggtgagggagTTACCTGCGAATTTGAGGAGGCGGTAA
- a CDS encoding uncharacterized protein (ID:PFLUO_004355-T1.cds;~source:funannotate), producing MPEALASTEILATAYLAEGQWEEAEKLCMQVIEILKTKYWEQHYLHPDMLTSMANLALIYQSQGRWEEAEKLFVQVIETIKTNLGGEHPSMLACMANLALTYMKQGQWNRAEGLFVQVIETSKTKFGGEHPNTLTSLGNLASTYISQGRLVEAQKLFVQIMNTHKTTLGEDHPNTLTSINNLASTYIGQGQWNEAEKLNMQVIKARKKKLSEDHPDSLASMNNLASTYMHQGQWEKAEKLHMQVAETRKKKLGENHPDTLSSMANLASTYTNRGRWEEAEKLNMQVMEARKTILGEDHPNTLTSVTNLASTYWSQGQWEEAKKLFVQVMETRKTKYGEDHPATLMSMTNVALTWKSLGQDEDALDLLRTCLVKQTQTLGPDHPHTFATSATLLEWATERLNAGA from the exons ATGCC AGAAGCCCTTGCAAGCACAGAAATCTTGGCAACGGCATACCTGGCCGAGGGCCAGTGggaggaggcagagaagctCTGTATGCAGGTGATAGAGATTCTTAAGACGAAGTATTGGGAGCAGCATTATCTACACCCGGACATGCTAACGAGCATGGCTAACCTAGCGTTGATATACCAGAGCCAGGGTCGATGggaggaggcagagaagctCTTTGTGCAGGTGATAGAGACTATCAAGACAAATTTGGGCGGGGAGCACCCTAGCATGCTAGCATGCATGGCCAACCTAGCGTTGACGTATATGAAGCAGGGCCAATGGAATAGGGCCGAGGGGCTCTTTGTGCAGGTGATAGAGACTTCTAAGACAAAATTTGGCGGGGAGCATCCTAACACGCTAACGAGTTTGGGAAATCTGGCGTCGACCTATATAAGCCAGGGCCGATTAGTGGAGGCCCAGAAGCTCTTTGTGCAGATTATGAATACCCATAAGACGACGCTTGGCGAGGATCATCCTAATACACTAACGAGCATAAACAACCTAGCGTCTACCTACATAGGCCAGGGCCAATGGAATGAGGCTGAGAAGCTTAACATGCAAGTGATAAAAGctcgcaagaagaagcttAGTGAGGATCACCCTGACTCGCTAGCAAGCATGAACAACCTAGCATCGACGTATATGCACCAGGGCCAATGGGAGAAGGCTGAGAAGCTTCATATGCAAGTGGCAGAGActcgcaagaagaagcttGGCGAGAATCATCCTGATACACTTTCGAGCATGGCAAACCTAGCATCGACGTATACGAACCGAGGCCGGTgggaggaggctgagaaaCTCAATATGCAAGTGATGGAAGCTCGCAAGACAATACTTGGCGAGGATCACCCTAACACGCTAACGAGCGTGACCAACCTGGCATCGACATACTGGAGCCAGGGCCAATGGGAAGAGGCTAAGAAGCTCTTTGTGCAGGTGATGGAGACTCGCAAGACGAAGTACGGCGAGGACCATCCAGCCACGCTAATGAGTATGACCAATGTTGCTCTTACCTGGAAATCTTTGGGCCAGGATGAAGACGCTCTTGATTTACTACGAACTTGCTTAGTCAAGCAGACACAAACTCTAGGGCCTGACCATCCTCATACGTTCGCGACTTCTGCAACTTTGCTGGAATGGGCAACTGAGAGGTTGAACGCAGGTGCATAG
- a CDS encoding uncharacterized protein (ID:PFLUO_004356-T1.cds;~source:funannotate), with translation MATHRFDPKFTDNVINAMGPKTSPRMRQLMTGLIKHVHDFARENELTVDEWMAGVKMLNWAGQMSDDKRNEGQLVCDVIGLESLVDEITFTLADEAKDAPTATAILGPFFRADTPWRENGEDIVKTKPGDGEMAYMHGQVVDFTSKKPLVGATVEVWQASTNGLYEQQDSEQEEFNLRGKFRTDEQGRYGFYCLRPTPYPVPDDGPAGKLLELMDRHPFRPAHIHIIATYSGYRPLTTQIFDRRDTYLDNDSVFAVKDSLVVDFVPRTGDPQAALELEYDVKLVANGSA, from the exons ATGGCGACGCACCGCTTCGACCCCAAATTCACCGACAATGTCATCAACGCGATGGGCCCGAAGACCTCGCCGCGCATGCGCCAGCTGATGACCGGGCTGATCAAGCACGTGCACGACTTTGCGCGCGAGAACGAGCTCACGGTGGACGAGTGGATGGCCGGCGTGAAGATGCTGAACTGGGCCGGGCAGATGAGCGACGATAAGCGGAATGAGGGACAGCTGGTTTGTGACGTGATCGGGTTGGAGAG CCTCGTCGACGAAATCACATTCACCCTcgccgacgaagccaaggACGCGCCCACCGCAACCGCCATCCTGGGCCCGTTCTTCCGCGCCGACACACCCTGGCGCGAGAACGGCGAGGATATCGTGAAGACGAAGCCGGGCGATGGCGAGATGGCGTACATGCATGGACAGGTCGTCGATTTCACGAGCAAGAAGCCGCTCGTTGGCGCGACGGTTGAGGTGTGGCAGGCGTCGACGAATGGGTTGTATGAGCAGCAAGACTCCGAGCAGGAGGAGTTTAATCTGCGTGGCAAGTTTCGCACGGATGAGCAGGGGAGATATGGGTTTTATTGTTTGCGGCCGACGCCGTATCCGGTTCCTGATGATG GACCCGCgggcaagctcctcgagctAATGGACCGTCATCCCTTCCGACCAGCTCACATTCACATTATT GCCACCTACTCCGGCTACCGCCCTCTCACAACGCAAATCTTTGACCGCAGGGACACGTACTTGGACAACGACTCCGTCTTCGCGGTCAAGGATTCCCTGGTCGTGGACTTTGTGCCGCGCACGGGGGATCCGCAAGCTGCACTGGAGCTCGAGTATGATGTTAAATTGGTGGCGAATGGTAGTGCATAG